In a genomic window of Myotis daubentonii chromosome X, mMyoDau2.1, whole genome shotgun sequence:
- the GDI1 gene encoding rab GDP dissociation inhibitor alpha isoform X1 yields MDEEYDVIVLGTGLTECILSGIMSVNGKKVLHMDRNPYYGGESSSITPLEELYKRFQLLEGPPESMGRGRDWNVDLIPKFLMANGQLVKMLLYTEVTRYLDFKVVEGSFVYKGGKIYKVPSTETEALASNLMGMFEKRRFRKFLVFVANFDENDPKTFEGVDPQSTSMREVYRKFDLGQDVIDFTGHALALYRTDDYLDQPCLETINRIKLYSESLARYGKSPYLYPLYGLGELPQGFARLSAIYGGTYMLNKPVDDIIMENGKVVGVKSEGEVARCKQLICDPSYIPDRVRKAGQVIRIICILSHPIKNTNDANSCQIIIPQNQVNRKSDIYVCMISYAHNVAAQGKYIAIASTTVETAEPEKEVEPALELLEPIDQKFVAISDLYEPIDDGSESQVFCSCSYDATTHFETTCNDIKDIYKRMAGSAFDFENMKRKQNDVFGEADQ; encoded by the exons ATGGATGAAGAATACGATGTGATCGTGCTGGGCACCGGCCTCACC GAATGCATCCTGTCGGGCATCATGTCTGTGAATGGGAAGAAGGTGCTGCACATGGACCGGAACCCCTACTATGGGGGTGAGAGCTCCTCCATCACACccctggaggag CTGTATAAGCGTTTTCAATTGCTGGAGGGGCCACCTGAGTCGATGGGCCGGGGCCGAGACTGGAATGTTGATCTGATCCCCAAATTCCTCATGGCCAATG GGCAGCTGGTAAAGATGCTACTGTATACAGAGGTGACTCGCTACTTGGACTTCAAGGTGGTGGAAGGCAGCTTTGTCTACAAGGGGGGCAAGATCTACAAAGTGCCGTCCACTGAGACTGAAGCCTTGGCTTCTA ATCTGATGGGTATGTTTGAGAAACGGCGCTTCCGCAAGTTCCTAGTGTTCGTGGCAAACTTTGATGAGAATGATCCCAAGACCTTTGAGGGTGTCGACCCCCAGAGCACCAGCATGCGCGAAGTCTACCGGAAGTTTGACTTGGGCCAGGACGTCATTGACTTCACTGGCCACGCCCTGGCGCTCTACCGCACTGATGA ctACTTGGACCAGCCTTGTCTCGAAACCATCAACCGCATCAAGTTGTACAGCGAGTCCCTGGCCCGGTATGGCAAGAGCCCATATTTATACCCACTCTATGGCCTTGGCGAGCTGCCTCAGGGCTTTGCAAG ATTGAGTGCCATCTATGGGGGGACATATATGCTGAACAAACCTGTGGATGACATCATCATGGAGAATGGCAAGGTGGTGGGTGTGAAGTCTGAGGGAGAG GTGGCCCGCTGCAAGCAGCTGATCTGTGATCCCAGCTACATTCCAGACCGTGTGCGGAAGGCTGGCCAGGTTATCCGAATCATCTGTATCCTCAGCCACCCCATCAAGAACACCAACGATGCCAACTCCTGCCAAATCATCATCCCCCAGAACCAGGTCAACAGGAAGTCAG ACATCTACGTGTGCATGATCTCCTACGCACACAACGTGGCTGCTCAGGGCAAGTACATCGCCATTGCCAGCACCACGGTGGAGACTGCGGAGCCCGAAAAGGAGGTTGAGCCGGCCCTGGAGCTACTGGAGCCCATTGACCAGAA GTTTGTGGCCATCAGTGACTTGTATGAGCCCATCGACGATGGTTCCGAGAGCCAG GTGTTCTGTTCCTGCTCCTATGATGCCACCACACACTTTGAGACAACCTGCAATGACATCAAAGACATCTACAAGCGTATGGCAGGCTCCGCCTTTGACTTTGAGAACATGAAGCGCAAACAGAACGATGTCTTTGGAGAAGCTGACCAGTGA
- the GDI1 gene encoding rab GDP dissociation inhibitor alpha isoform X2: MLLYTEVTRYLDFKVVEGSFVYKGGKIYKVPSTETEALASNLMGMFEKRRFRKFLVFVANFDENDPKTFEGVDPQSTSMREVYRKFDLGQDVIDFTGHALALYRTDDYLDQPCLETINRIKLYSESLARYGKSPYLYPLYGLGELPQGFARLSAIYGGTYMLNKPVDDIIMENGKVVGVKSEGEVARCKQLICDPSYIPDRVRKAGQVIRIICILSHPIKNTNDANSCQIIIPQNQVNRKSDIYVCMISYAHNVAAQGKYIAIASTTVETAEPEKEVEPALELLEPIDQKFVAISDLYEPIDDGSESQVFCSCSYDATTHFETTCNDIKDIYKRMAGSAFDFENMKRKQNDVFGEADQ, translated from the exons ATGCTACTGTATACAGAGGTGACTCGCTACTTGGACTTCAAGGTGGTGGAAGGCAGCTTTGTCTACAAGGGGGGCAAGATCTACAAAGTGCCGTCCACTGAGACTGAAGCCTTGGCTTCTA ATCTGATGGGTATGTTTGAGAAACGGCGCTTCCGCAAGTTCCTAGTGTTCGTGGCAAACTTTGATGAGAATGATCCCAAGACCTTTGAGGGTGTCGACCCCCAGAGCACCAGCATGCGCGAAGTCTACCGGAAGTTTGACTTGGGCCAGGACGTCATTGACTTCACTGGCCACGCCCTGGCGCTCTACCGCACTGATGA ctACTTGGACCAGCCTTGTCTCGAAACCATCAACCGCATCAAGTTGTACAGCGAGTCCCTGGCCCGGTATGGCAAGAGCCCATATTTATACCCACTCTATGGCCTTGGCGAGCTGCCTCAGGGCTTTGCAAG ATTGAGTGCCATCTATGGGGGGACATATATGCTGAACAAACCTGTGGATGACATCATCATGGAGAATGGCAAGGTGGTGGGTGTGAAGTCTGAGGGAGAG GTGGCCCGCTGCAAGCAGCTGATCTGTGATCCCAGCTACATTCCAGACCGTGTGCGGAAGGCTGGCCAGGTTATCCGAATCATCTGTATCCTCAGCCACCCCATCAAGAACACCAACGATGCCAACTCCTGCCAAATCATCATCCCCCAGAACCAGGTCAACAGGAAGTCAG ACATCTACGTGTGCATGATCTCCTACGCACACAACGTGGCTGCTCAGGGCAAGTACATCGCCATTGCCAGCACCACGGTGGAGACTGCGGAGCCCGAAAAGGAGGTTGAGCCGGCCCTGGAGCTACTGGAGCCCATTGACCAGAA GTTTGTGGCCATCAGTGACTTGTATGAGCCCATCGACGATGGTTCCGAGAGCCAG GTGTTCTGTTCCTGCTCCTATGATGCCACCACACACTTTGAGACAACCTGCAATGACATCAAAGACATCTACAAGCGTATGGCAGGCTCCGCCTTTGACTTTGAGAACATGAAGCGCAAACAGAACGATGTCTTTGGAGAAGCTGACCAGTGA